The genome window CTGGAGCTGTCGCGGGCCCGGGCCCTGCGGGACATCGAGAACACCATCAGTCCTGAGGTCATCCAGATGACGCTGGCGCAGCAGCTTCCCCAGGTGGCGGCCGCGTTCCAGCAGAAGATGGGCGAGGTCCACGTCACGGCGGTGGATGGGGCGAACCCCTTTGGCTACATCGCCGCCGCGGTGGAGGGCGTCATGGGGCTGGCGCGGTCCGCGGGCCTGAAGGTGCCCGCCTCCTCGCTTGCCCCCACGGCGCAGTAGCCCCCGGGCCGGGGCCTGCGTATACAAAGCGGGCCCTTTTGCTCGGGACGACGGAAGAGAGCGCGCATGAATGCCAAGAAGCTCGGGTTGATGGCCGTACTGGCCGGCGTGGCGGTGGTGGTGGTGCCGTGGCTGTTGCCCACCGGCCCCAGCACCGAGCTCGACGCGGCGCGTTTCCTGGAGTCGGGCAGCCTCTTCCTCGGCGCGGCCATCGTCTTCGGCGGGGGTCTGCTCACCGCGCTGACGCCCTGCGTCTACCCGCTCATTCCCATCACGGTCTCCGTCTTCGGCGCCCGGAAGGCGGAGAGCCGGGGCAAGGCGATGCTGCTCACCACGTCCTACATCGTGGGCATGGGCGTGGTGTTCAGCGGCCTGGGCATCCTGGCGGCGAAGACGGGCCAGGCGTTCGGCTCGATGTTGGGGCACCCCGCGGTGGTGACGGGGCTGGCGGTGTTCCTGCTGCTGCTCGCCTCGTCGATGTTCGGCGCGTTCGAGCTGGCGCTGCCGTCGGGGCTGCAGACGCGGCTGAACTCGGTGGGCGGCGCGGGTGTGGCGGGCGCGTTCCTGATGGGCAGCGTGTCGGGCTTCCTGGCGGCGCCGTGCACGGGGCCGGTGCTCACGGGGCTGCTCGCCTTCGTGGCGAAGACGGCGAACGTGACGCTGGGCGCGTCGCTGCTGTTCATCTATGCGTTGGGCATCGGCGTGCCGTTCTTCATCCTCGGTGTGTCCACGGTGCGGCTGCCCAAGAGCGGCGTGTGGATGGAGTGGGTGAAGAGCGTGCTGGGCATCATGCTCGTCGCGCTGGCGTTCAGCTATCTGAAGGACGCGTCGCCGTGGGCGCGCGACGTGGTGAAGGCGGCGGGCGCGGAGCTGGGGCGTCTGCCGGGCGCGGCGCTGGCGGGTGCGCTCGCGGTGGTGGGCGTGCTCCTGGGCGCGGTGCACCGCTCGTTCAAGGAAGGCGCGCGCGACTTCTCGTTCAAGGCGTTCGGTGTGGCGCTGGTGGTGGTGGCGCTGATGGTGCGCGGTGGCGCGCTGGACGCGGGCCCGGTGGGCGAGCTGTGGGTGCGTCTGGGCGTGGCCGAGCGTCCGCAGGCGCCGACGTGGGCGTGGGACCACGTGATGCCCGCGAAGAAGGCGACCTTCTCTCGCGAGGCGTTCGACCAGGTGCTGGCCCAGGCGAAGGCCGAGGGCCGCCCGGTGCTCATCGACTTCTTCGCGGACTGGTGCGCGGCCTGCAAGGAGCTGGACCGCGAGACGTATCCAGCGCCGCAGGTCATCTCGCAGTCGTCCGAGGGGCAGTTCCTCACCATCAAGATCGACGCGACGAACAGCGACGACGCGCTCGACGCGCTGATGGAGCGCTTCGGCGTGGAGGGCCTGCCCACCGTGGCCTTCGTGTCGCAGACGGGCACGGAGCTCAAGCGCCCGCGCGTCACCGGCTTCCTGGAGCCCGTGCCGTTCGCCGAGCAGATGCGCAAGGCGCGCTGCAGCGAGGGCGCCTCCTGCTGAGCACGCTGCGCGCTTCGTGAGACGGCTCGACGCTCAGTCCCCGTCGTCCTCGTCACAGGACGGCGCCGGGCCCCGGCCGCGGCTCGCGAGCACCCGGTCGATCATCTTCTCGTGCAGGTCGTAGAGCGGCCGGGCGACGTCCTCGCCCTCCAGGTACGCGAGCGCACCGGCGATGGCTTCAATCGTCGACATGCCGTCTGGATGCGGCGGCCTGCGCAGCCGGCGTGAATCCACCGGCGGCGGAGGCAGCTTCAGTCCGGGCAGCCTGCGCAACCCCGGCAGGCGCTGCACCATGCGGCGCGCCTGTCCCCAGCTCCCGTCCAGGACGATGAGCCTCCGGGGCTTCTCCGCCTCCGGTGCGACGGTCTGCTGCGCGTCCGGGAACAGGAGCCACGTGGAGCCGTCATCCTCCAGCACCGACGCATCGAAGCGCTGACCCGGCGAGCCATACGAGACGATGTGACAGCGCGGCAGCGCGAGCGCCGCCATGCGCGCGGTGTTCGTCGACTTCAGCGTCTCCTTGTGGTGACGGATGACGAGCAGCTCCGTGCGCGTGGGGATGCTCGGGAGCTCGGCGCACAGGCACAGCGGGGAAGGCAGGAAGCAGCGCGGACAGCGGCCCGCGAGGTCCTCCGGAGTTCGAGACCTCATTTCCCCTGACGGTAGCGCTCCATCAAGGCTTTCGCCTCGCGAAGCTTCTCCTCCACGTAGCGGTCATCCGCGTCCGGCTCGTAGTCCGCGTCCGGCACGTCGAGCTGGAAGATGGCGGAGAGGAGAATGGGCGCGACCTCCAGCCACTCGGCCGTGCGGTTGAGCGCGGCCTGCCTGCGGCCCGCGAAGGTCTCCGGTCCATCCTCCGGCCCACAGCGGCAGATGCGCGCCGAGTCTCCGGAGACGTCCACGTAGAGCCCGAGCACCTCGGCGTCGACCTCGGCCGCCAGCGCGCACGTGGCCTCGCTGACGTACGCGGCCATGGCCTGCGCCGCCGAACGCTCCGTGAGCGAGCGCACCAGGTACACCTGCCACCCGGCCTCCGACAGCGCCCCGGACTCCTGGATGGGCGTCAGCTCCGCGGGCGGTGCCTGGATGCGCGACAGCAGCCGTCGCACGGGCGCCTCCAGCCGCTCCAGCCTCGCGCTCGACGCGGGGCAGAAGAAGAGGACGCGGTACTCACGACTGTCTGCTGCGGTTTCCATGGGCATACGGCGTCGCAAGCACGGCGCTGCGGGGAGAAGCTGCGTTGGCCCAAGAGGACCAAAGGATTCCCCGACCTTGCAAGTGGGGAGTTGGGTGGAGATTTCAAGACGTGGCGGACGGGAGGGCCATGTTTGACGCGGGCGCCCGACGCTCGGAGGCGACCCAGACCCCCGCGGCCAGCACCAGGAGTCCCCCCGCCACGCCCACGGGTGTGAGCGCCTCGGAGAAGACGGCCCAGCCCACCAGGGAGGCCGTGAGCGGCTCCAGGTACGTCAGCGCCCCGGCCGCCGCCGTGGGCACCCGGCTCAGCCCCGCATTGAAGAGGCACGTCCCGGCGAGGCCGCACACCGCGCCCCCGGCGAGCACCTGGAGGGTGGCGGAGTCCAGCGCCGTCGGCAGCGCGTCCGTCCCGGCGATGAGCAGCAGCACCCCGGCGGACACCGGCGCGTGCAGCGAGGCCACGGCCAGCGGCGAGTAGGCCCGCGTCGCCGCCTTCGTCCCCAGGACGATGGCCGCGAAGAACAGGGCGCTGCCCGCGCCCAGCGCCGCCGTCATCCCCGCTCCTCCCTGTCCATCGGGCCGGCCGATGAGCATCACCAGCCCCACCAGCGTCACCGGCCCGGCGACGAGGGCCCGCACGGAGCGCTTCTCCCCCAGCACCCAGGGCGCGGCGAACGCGAGCAGCAGGGGGGCGAGATAGTGCGTGAGCACGGCCACCGACACGGGACCGCGCTTCATGGCGGCGAAGAACAGGCTGATGTTGGCCGCGTCCGCCAGGGCCACGACGAGCAGGGCCAGGGTGGCGCGCCGGTCATGGAACGGGGCGCCGCGCAGCAGCAGGGGCACCGGCAGCGACATGGCGACGAGCGCCAGGAACGCGTTCTGCGCCCAGGACAGGCCCGCGGGCCGGAGGAAGAGGGACCAGCACCCCCAGAGGGTGGCCCCCGCCGCGACCATCGCGAAATGCCGCACTGCTCGTGACTCCTGGTGACGTCGGAGCGCCTCCAGGCGCCGACGGGGCGCACACTAGGAACATCTGCCACACTCCGTCCATGGGGCCCCTGTTCGCCTACAGCCTCGTGCCTGTCCTGTCGGTGTCGCTCCTCTTGTGTTTCACGGCCGCGCTGCGAGGCCGGGACGCCGCGGGGCTGACGCTGTACTGCCTCGCCACCGCGTTCTGGAGCGGCTCGCTCCTCTTGTTGTGCGTGCCCCAGGCCGCGTGGCTCGGCGAGCGCTTCGCCGCCAGTGGCGCCTTCACCGCCGCCGCCTTCTTCCACACCGCGCAGGACGTCTCGCGCCAGCGCTCCCCCCGGCTGGTGGTGCTCGCGTACGTCGTGGCCACTGTCGTCACCGGGGTGGGGGCGCTCTTCCCGGACGCGCTCTACGGCCCCCTGGCGATGAAGCGCGGGCCGCTGTTCTGGCCCACCATGGCGCTGTCGGTCTCCGCGGCGGGCGTGCCCCTGGTGCTCCTGGCGCGCTCGTACCGGAAGGAGACGCCCGAGCGCCGGCCGCTCCTGCGCAGCCTGGGCATCGTCGGCGCGCTCGCGTACTCGGGCGGGCTGGCCACGGCGCTGCTGCTGTCCGCGGGCTACGCGCTGCCCTTCGGGATGTACCTGGTGCTGGCCTCGTTGCTGGTGCTCGTGCACGTCATCAACGCGCACCAGCCGCCCTCCGAGCGCAGGCTCCTGGAGCGCAGCCTCGTCTACTCGGCGATGGCGGCGGTGCTGTCCGCGGGCTTCCTCTTTGGCGTGCTGACGCTGATGGCGGGCAGCGGCCAGCCCTTCCTCGCCGAGTACCGTGCGGGCGCCTTCTTCCTGCTCGCCCTGGCGGCGCTCGCCTTCGAGCCGCTGCGTCAGGGGCTCCAGGAGTGGCTGGGACGCAGGCTGCTGAGAGGGCGCGCCACGGGCACGGAGCTGGTGGCGGCGCTGGCGGAGCAGGAGACCCGCGCGGATCAGGCCGCGCGCCTGGCGGAGCTGGGACAGTTCTCCTCGGCCGTGGCCCATGAGGTGCGAAACCCGCTGGGCGTGCTCGCCGCGCAACTGAAGCTGCTGGAGCGCCAGGGCGCGGACGCGGACACGCTGGCCGGCATGCGCGAGCAGATCTCCCGCGCGGGCCACTTCGTCGACGAGCTGTTGCGCTACGGCCGGCCCCGCCCGCTGGAGCTGCGACGGGTGGATGTCCAGGCCACCGTGGCGCTGGCGTACTCCACCGCGCGACAGGGATTGGGCGCCCTGGCGCCGGACGTGTCCTTCGAGCTGGAGGAGGGGGAATCGCTGTCCATGGAGGCGGACCAGTCCCAGCTCTCCCAAGTGTTTGTCATTGTCCTGGAGAACGCATTGCTCGCGCTGCGGGAGGTCACCCATCCCAGGCTCCAGGTCCGTCTGTCTCGAACAGACACGATGCTCCAGGTCCTCGTGGAGGACAGCGGTCCGGGCATCCCACCGGAGCTGTTGCCCCGGCTGTTCCAGCCCTTCGTCACGGGGCGGCGGCGCGAGGGTCCTCGCCCGGGGACGGGGCTGGGATTGGCCATCGCCCGCGGCATCCTGGAGCGCCACGGAGGCTCGGTGCGGGCCAGCCGCTCCGGGTCGCTGGGTGGCGCATGTTTCACCCTCTCCTTGCCGCTGAAGCAGCCCGCACCGCTCTCCGCCGCTGCTTCATGACACCCCGCGGGGCCGTGTCGTGTTGTCATCAGAACACCACACCTTGGACGTCCCCTCTCCAACTCCGGGGTGACCTGTTTGTAAGAATAAGGGGGTGTCGGCAATAAAGCAGACCTGACGCGTTCTCTGGTCAAGGAGGATGGGCAATGAGCTCGAGGCCGCGATTGAGGGTGGTGGAGCCTCCGTCAGGGGATTCAGGCGCGGATTTCGAGGCATTCGCCCGCCAGTATCAACCGCTGCTGTTTGCCATTCTTCGCAAGTACTGTGTCGGGATTGAACATGAAGTGGAGGATTTGGTGCACGATGTGTTGCTTCGTGCGCTCCTCCGGTGGGACCACCTACAGCGTTGGGACACCTTCAAGCAGCGCTCGTGGTTGGGGCGGGTGGCGGAGAACTGTTTCCTGGACCGGTGTCGGCGTCGCCGCAGTGAGTCGGACCGGCTGCGGGGGCTGCTCGAGCTGGCCGTGGACGCGGAGGAGCGCGACGCGCTGGAGCAGGACGAGCTCTGGGGCTACGTCGGCGTGGAGGACTTACGGTGGGCGCTGAGCTTCCTGAGTCCCACGCTGCGTCGGACCTTCGAGTTGTATCTCCAGGGGTGGTCCTACTCGCGAATCGCCCGGGAGACGGGCGTGGCGCCGGGCACGGTGGGGGCGCGGCTGCACCACGCGAGGTTGGAGCTGCGCGAGGTCTTGAAGGAGACGGCTGAGCGGCGTCGGCGGGAGCGGAGGCAATGACGGTTGATTGCAAGGACTTGCAACGCTTCCTCGATGGACAGATGCAGGCTCGGGAGCAGGGGAGGTTCCGACAGCATCTGGGGGGCTGCGGCGCGTGCGAGGCGCGCTTCCGGGAGTC of Myxococcus fulvus contains these proteins:
- a CDS encoding protein-disulfide reductase DsbD family protein, which translates into the protein MNAKKLGLMAVLAGVAVVVVPWLLPTGPSTELDAARFLESGSLFLGAAIVFGGGLLTALTPCVYPLIPITVSVFGARKAESRGKAMLLTTSYIVGMGVVFSGLGILAAKTGQAFGSMLGHPAVVTGLAVFLLLLASSMFGAFELALPSGLQTRLNSVGGAGVAGAFLMGSVSGFLAAPCTGPVLTGLLAFVAKTANVTLGASLLFIYALGIGVPFFILGVSTVRLPKSGVWMEWVKSVLGIMLVALAFSYLKDASPWARDVVKAAGAELGRLPGAALAGALAVVGVLLGAVHRSFKEGARDFSFKAFGVALVVVALMVRGGALDAGPVGELWVRLGVAERPQAPTWAWDHVMPAKKATFSREAFDQVLAQAKAEGRPVLIDFFADWCAACKELDRETYPAPQVISQSSEGQFLTIKIDATNSDDALDALMERFGVEGLPTVAFVSQTGTELKRPRVTGFLEPVPFAEQMRKARCSEGASC
- a CDS encoding tRNA-uridine aminocarboxypropyltransferase — translated: MRSRTPEDLAGRCPRCFLPSPLCLCAELPSIPTRTELLVIRHHKETLKSTNTARMAALALPRCHIVSYGSPGQRFDASVLEDDGSTWLLFPDAQQTVAPEAEKPRRLIVLDGSWGQARRMVQRLPGLRRLPGLKLPPPPVDSRRLRRPPHPDGMSTIEAIAGALAYLEGEDVARPLYDLHEKMIDRVLASRGRGPAPSCDEDDGD
- a CDS encoding DMT family transporter, coding for MRHFAMVAAGATLWGCWSLFLRPAGLSWAQNAFLALVAMSLPVPLLLRGAPFHDRRATLALLVVALADAANISLFFAAMKRGPVSVAVLTHYLAPLLLAFAAPWVLGEKRSVRALVAGPVTLVGLVMLIGRPDGQGGAGMTAALGAGSALFFAAIVLGTKAATRAYSPLAVASLHAPVSAGVLLLIAGTDALPTALDSATLQVLAGGAVCGLAGTCLFNAGLSRVPTAAAGALTYLEPLTASLVGWAVFSEALTPVGVAGGLLVLAAGVWVASERRAPASNMALPSATS
- a CDS encoding sensor histidine kinase, whose protein sequence is MGPLFAYSLVPVLSVSLLLCFTAALRGRDAAGLTLYCLATAFWSGSLLLLCVPQAAWLGERFAASGAFTAAAFFHTAQDVSRQRSPRLVVLAYVVATVVTGVGALFPDALYGPLAMKRGPLFWPTMALSVSAAGVPLVLLARSYRKETPERRPLLRSLGIVGALAYSGGLATALLLSAGYALPFGMYLVLASLLVLVHVINAHQPPSERRLLERSLVYSAMAAVLSAGFLFGVLTLMAGSGQPFLAEYRAGAFFLLALAALAFEPLRQGLQEWLGRRLLRGRATGTELVAALAEQETRADQAARLAELGQFSSAVAHEVRNPLGVLAAQLKLLERQGADADTLAGMREQISRAGHFVDELLRYGRPRPLELRRVDVQATVALAYSTARQGLGALAPDVSFELEEGESLSMEADQSQLSQVFVIVLENALLALREVTHPRLQVRLSRTDTMLQVLVEDSGPGIPPELLPRLFQPFVTGRRREGPRPGTGLGLAIARGILERHGGSVRASRSGSLGGACFTLSLPLKQPAPLSAAAS
- a CDS encoding RNA polymerase sigma factor, yielding MSSRPRLRVVEPPSGDSGADFEAFARQYQPLLFAILRKYCVGIEHEVEDLVHDVLLRALLRWDHLQRWDTFKQRSWLGRVAENCFLDRCRRRRSESDRLRGLLELAVDAEERDALEQDELWGYVGVEDLRWALSFLSPTLRRTFELYLQGWSYSRIARETGVAPGTVGARLHHARLELREVLKETAERRRRERRQ